One window of the Archangium primigenium genome contains the following:
- a CDS encoding FecR domain-containing protein: MLVWTLVVGPVALAQAQPKDAGDDVYVVQPGDTCGTIGRKLFGDAGKGSATLHALNKMGPPPHDLKPGTVLRVRGEPDARLTFIKPEVNSKRAGKPDWFQANTGQGLWRLDSVNTLRQAGAEMTFRDLTRLQMNENALVVIYGQDTPATDTVKKAGGVELLQGELSLSLAELRGEGLGVKMPAATVATRSKDLVVGVDAQQMTRVSVFDGQAEVSAKGQRVRVPRDHGTRVEKGKDPEPPRLLPEAPAWVGGTRSVRLLLDGQGVDETLAWAPVERADTYRVELARDERFNDRVHEASVPAAPAALESVARALVPGQYYARVRAVDAAGLLGRVSQVRQVEVLRVKTERGSLGPQGLQGTWPLEFSVEGAEALEARLDGRPTALPVRLDQVGVHTLELRPRGMPEARPETLSLTVSPPRVDVTLEPLAEAFQARLLVRDERGAPLDVPATALALRGLEGTRVEPLTKQPDGALAARVLPVERDGERVASVEALWGDTPLQRREARTPAPKPPPSGVTPEAARVSVLGAPSGGRLDAAPLPTVFLPQALLVELRAQPGVEGLADVSGARMALAVEGRVGERVALGAALRARPGQPADPSATVAGRVWLSDLPTFRAVLSFEGLWAGAGSDEDARGLWLRPALLLGGQWDRWALSTSQGYALRPGQARATWDSTYQGWFLPRPTLALGVEVGALLGATPQEKGPHAYAAGVGARWKHGGLELGASVRRGLGPQGPALWGTWSGQVTLGWSGLGALRPQ; this comes from the coding sequence GTGCTGGTGTGGACCCTGGTGGTGGGGCCGGTGGCCCTCGCCCAGGCGCAGCCCAAGGACGCCGGGGACGACGTCTATGTCGTCCAGCCCGGGGACACGTGCGGCACCATCGGGCGCAAGCTGTTCGGTGATGCCGGCAAGGGCTCGGCGACCCTGCACGCGCTCAACAAGATGGGGCCGCCGCCGCATGACCTCAAGCCGGGCACGGTGCTGCGGGTCCGGGGCGAGCCGGACGCGCGCCTCACCTTCATCAAGCCCGAGGTCAACTCCAAGCGCGCGGGCAAGCCGGACTGGTTCCAGGCCAACACCGGCCAGGGCCTGTGGCGCCTGGACTCCGTGAACACCCTGCGCCAGGCCGGCGCGGAGATGACGTTCCGCGACCTCACGCGCCTGCAGATGAACGAGAACGCGCTCGTCGTCATCTATGGCCAGGACACGCCGGCCACCGACACGGTGAAGAAGGCCGGCGGGGTGGAGCTGCTCCAGGGCGAGCTGAGCCTGTCGCTGGCGGAGCTGCGCGGGGAGGGCCTGGGCGTGAAGATGCCCGCGGCCACCGTGGCCACGCGCTCCAAGGACCTGGTCGTCGGGGTGGATGCCCAGCAGATGACCCGTGTGTCCGTCTTCGACGGGCAGGCCGAGGTGAGCGCCAAGGGGCAGCGGGTCCGGGTGCCCCGGGACCACGGCACCCGCGTGGAGAAGGGCAAGGATCCCGAGCCGCCGCGCCTGCTGCCGGAGGCCCCGGCGTGGGTGGGCGGGACGCGCTCGGTGCGGCTGCTGCTGGACGGGCAGGGCGTGGACGAGACCCTGGCCTGGGCCCCCGTGGAGCGGGCCGACACCTACCGCGTGGAGCTCGCGCGCGACGAGCGGTTCAACGATCGGGTGCACGAGGCCTCCGTGCCCGCCGCTCCGGCCGCGCTCGAGTCCGTGGCGCGCGCGCTCGTGCCCGGCCAGTACTACGCCCGGGTGCGCGCGGTGGACGCGGCGGGCCTCTTGGGTCGCGTCTCGCAGGTGCGCCAGGTGGAGGTGCTGCGGGTGAAGACCGAGCGCGGCTCGCTCGGGCCCCAGGGGCTCCAGGGCACCTGGCCGCTGGAGTTCTCGGTGGAGGGCGCCGAGGCGCTGGAGGCCCGGCTGGACGGGCGGCCCACCGCGCTGCCGGTGCGCCTGGATCAGGTGGGGGTGCACACCCTGGAACTGCGGCCCCGGGGCATGCCCGAGGCGCGCCCGGAGACCTTGTCGCTCACCGTGTCGCCCCCGCGCGTGGACGTGACGCTCGAGCCCCTGGCCGAGGCCTTCCAGGCCCGGCTCCTCGTGCGCGACGAGCGGGGCGCGCCCCTCGACGTGCCCGCCACGGCCCTCGCGCTGCGTGGACTCGAGGGCACCCGCGTGGAGCCCCTGACGAAGCAGCCGGATGGCGCGCTCGCGGCGCGGGTCCTGCCCGTGGAGCGGGACGGCGAGCGCGTGGCCTCGGTGGAGGCGCTCTGGGGCGACACGCCCTTGCAGCGGCGCGAGGCCCGCACGCCCGCGCCGAAGCCGCCGCCCTCGGGCGTGACGCCGGAAGCGGCGCGGGTGTCCGTGCTGGGCGCGCCCTCCGGCGGCCGACTGGACGCGGCGCCCCTGCCCACCGTGTTCCTTCCCCAGGCCCTGCTCGTGGAGCTGCGGGCCCAGCCAGGCGTGGAGGGGCTCGCGGACGTCTCGGGCGCCCGCATGGCGCTCGCGGTGGAGGGTCGCGTGGGGGAGCGGGTGGCACTGGGCGCGGCGCTGCGCGCGCGTCCCGGCCAGCCCGCGGATCCGTCGGCGACCGTGGCGGGGCGGGTCTGGCTGTCGGACCTCCCCACCTTCCGCGCGGTCCTGTCCTTCGAGGGCCTGTGGGCCGGCGCGGGATCCGACGAGGACGCGCGCGGCCTGTGGCTGCGTCCGGCGCTGCTGCTGGGCGGCCAGTGGGACCGGTGGGCGCTGTCCACCAGCCAGGGCTATGCCCTGCGTCCCGGTCAGGCCCGGGCCACGTGGGACAGCACCTATCAAGGATGGTTCCTGCCCCGGCCCACGCTGGCGCTCGGCGTGGAGGTAGGGGCCCTCCTGGGCGCCACGCCCCAGGAGAAGGGGCCGCATGCCTACGCGGCGGGGGTGGGAGCACGCTGGAAGCACGGGGGCCTGGAACTGGGCGCCTCGGTCCGCCGGGGTCTGGGGCCGCAGGGGCCCGCGCTCTGGGGCACCTGGAGCGGGCAGGTGACCCTGGGCTGGTCGGGCCTGGGGGCCTTGCGACCGCAGTAG
- a CDS encoding tetratricopeptide repeat protein, which produces MRLLRSALALPLLLASGCLTTPPPSAPALENNELCTQEIAKGDCQQAEIRCNLALEYAPHYADIWSNKGLIAMCVGDKKKAKEHFIKSIRLNADQASAHMNLGKLYLDEGSYGKAHDSFEHALKVNPAYIEARYNLGLTFINLKQYDKAEKTFLTLLAVDPNIAQARHDLGVVRYLQENKEGAVEEFTKAVQLAPNLNADWWNDLGAAQMELSRFAEACQAFGSCVAVDSTHSHCINNLSICKRKEALTSAALRDYRDTQRAENTPAALFALGRKYKDEGLINEEERAYKDCVKLDGKYAPCHYGLFQLYSDGHKRSAAEVACKNFLKYGAVEEFPIEMETCEKFLSAQSY; this is translated from the coding sequence ATGCGTCTCCTTCGCTCCGCGCTCGCCCTGCCCCTGCTCCTGGCCTCCGGCTGTCTCACGACGCCGCCTCCGTCCGCGCCCGCCCTGGAAAACAACGAGCTGTGCACCCAGGAGATCGCCAAGGGCGACTGCCAGCAGGCGGAGATCCGCTGCAACCTGGCGCTCGAGTACGCGCCCCACTACGCGGACATCTGGTCCAACAAGGGCCTCATCGCCATGTGCGTGGGGGACAAGAAGAAGGCCAAGGAGCACTTCATCAAGTCCATCCGCCTCAACGCCGACCAGGCCTCGGCCCACATGAACCTGGGCAAGCTCTACCTGGACGAGGGCTCCTACGGGAAGGCGCACGACAGCTTCGAGCACGCGCTCAAGGTGAACCCCGCCTACATCGAGGCCCGCTACAACCTGGGGCTCACCTTCATCAACCTCAAGCAGTACGACAAGGCGGAGAAGACCTTCCTCACCCTGCTCGCGGTGGATCCGAACATCGCCCAGGCGCGCCACGACCTGGGCGTCGTGCGCTACCTGCAGGAGAACAAGGAGGGCGCGGTGGAGGAGTTCACCAAGGCGGTGCAGCTCGCCCCCAACCTCAACGCGGACTGGTGGAACGACCTGGGCGCCGCGCAGATGGAGCTCAGCCGCTTCGCCGAGGCGTGCCAGGCCTTCGGCAGCTGCGTGGCCGTGGACTCGACGCACTCGCACTGCATCAACAACCTGAGCATCTGCAAGCGCAAGGAAGCCCTCACCAGCGCGGCGCTGCGCGACTACCGGGACACCCAGCGGGCGGAGAACACCCCCGCGGCCCTGTTCGCCCTGGGCCGCAAGTACAAGGACGAGGGCCTCATCAACGAGGAGGAGCGCGCCTACAAGGACTGCGTCAAGCTGGACGGCAAGTACGCGCCCTGCCACTACGGCCTGTTCCAGCTCTACTCGGACGGCCACAAGCGCTCGGCGGCCGAGGTCGCCTGCAAGAACTTCCTCAAGTACGGCGCGGTGGAGGAGTTCCCCATCGAGATGGAGACGTGCGAGAAGTTCCTCAGCGCGCAGTCCTACTAA
- a CDS encoding RDD family protein, with protein MTDAPDPLLDGTHAVLTPEYVEFRFTLAGLYSRFLAWFFDALLVVALTLALLTALNMTLGAAFPGFASALGIVLYFLVDWGYGIALETLWSGQTVGKKLLGLRVIQRSGVRIGFYHAALRNLARPVDRLPLFYLVGGLSALLSGAQQRLGDMLAGTLVVRERRLKTPSAIGATGGEGLLADPLFVARVKRLGTEAREVVLSAVLRREELRMEARLRLFSALGTRLQELLAMEKPAHLSDEKWTLLVAAALLPRTA; from the coding sequence GTGACGGACGCCCCCGACCCGCTGCTGGATGGCACCCACGCGGTGCTCACCCCCGAATACGTGGAGTTCCGCTTCACGCTGGCGGGCCTCTACTCGCGCTTCCTCGCCTGGTTCTTCGACGCGCTGCTCGTCGTGGCGCTCACCCTGGCCCTGCTCACCGCGCTGAACATGACCCTGGGGGCCGCCTTCCCCGGCTTCGCGAGCGCCCTGGGCATCGTCCTCTACTTCCTGGTGGACTGGGGCTACGGCATCGCCCTGGAGACGCTCTGGAGCGGCCAGACGGTGGGCAAGAAGCTCCTGGGCCTGAGGGTCATCCAGCGCAGCGGCGTGCGCATCGGCTTCTACCATGCCGCGCTGCGCAATCTGGCGCGGCCCGTGGACCGGCTGCCGCTGTTCTACCTGGTGGGCGGGCTGTCCGCGCTCCTGTCCGGCGCGCAGCAGCGGCTGGGGGACATGCTCGCGGGGACGCTGGTGGTGCGCGAGCGCCGGCTCAAGACGCCCTCGGCCATCGGCGCCACCGGGGGCGAGGGGCTGCTCGCGGACCCGCTCTTCGTCGCGCGGGTCAAGCGCCTGGGCACGGAGGCGCGCGAGGTGGTGCTCTCGGCGGTGCTCCGGCGCGAGGAGCTGCGCATGGAGGCGCGCCTGCGCCTGTTCTCCGCGCTGGGGACCCGGCTGCAGGAGCTGCTCGCCATGGAGAAGCCCGCCCACCTCTCGGACGAGAAGTGGACGCTGCTGGTGGCCGCGGCCCTGCTGCCGCGCACGGCCTAG
- a CDS encoding stage II sporulation protein M, whose translation MEMPEFIEARRPRWQSLETLLDKAENQGLRALELEEARSLGRLYRAVSSDLLWVRARSGSADVSEYLNDLVGRAYALTYPGERPRLADVWGFVSRGFPALLRREWRMYAASVLLFLAGAGFGYLGMWVDPDAAPYLVPAEHLTLDPVSRAAQEAANDGASAQEQAQFTTFLFTHNIQVAFLAFALGITAGVGTGIMLFSNGLMLGALAQVYTAKGLAGWFWAWILPHGIPEITAICIAGAAGFVIARGQVAPRGLPRGLALRQEAVGAIRLLFGTLVLFVLAGFIEGTISQIHPPRLSVLFKVSFALFVGLGVYAYLGSDWIRAGRRASREGEGLAR comes from the coding sequence ATGGAGATGCCGGAGTTCATCGAGGCACGGCGGCCGCGCTGGCAGTCCCTGGAGACGCTGCTCGACAAGGCCGAGAACCAGGGCCTGCGCGCCCTGGAACTGGAGGAGGCGCGCTCGCTGGGGCGGCTCTACCGGGCCGTCTCCAGTGACCTGCTGTGGGTGCGCGCGCGCAGCGGCTCGGCGGACGTGAGCGAGTACCTCAACGACCTGGTGGGCCGGGCCTACGCGCTCACCTACCCGGGGGAGCGGCCGCGGCTCGCGGACGTGTGGGGCTTCGTGTCCCGGGGCTTTCCCGCGCTGCTGCGCCGGGAGTGGCGCATGTACGCGGCCTCGGTGCTCCTGTTCCTCGCGGGCGCGGGCTTCGGCTACCTGGGCATGTGGGTGGACCCCGATGCGGCGCCCTACCTGGTGCCCGCCGAGCACCTGACGTTGGATCCGGTGAGCCGCGCCGCCCAGGAGGCCGCGAACGACGGCGCCAGCGCGCAGGAGCAGGCCCAGTTCACCACCTTCCTCTTCACCCACAACATCCAGGTGGCCTTCCTCGCCTTCGCGCTGGGCATCACCGCGGGCGTGGGCACGGGCATCATGCTCTTCAGCAACGGGCTGATGCTGGGCGCGCTCGCGCAGGTGTACACCGCCAAGGGCCTGGCGGGCTGGTTCTGGGCGTGGATCCTCCCGCACGGCATCCCGGAGATCACCGCCATCTGCATCGCGGGCGCGGCGGGCTTCGTCATCGCCCGGGGGCAGGTGGCGCCTCGGGGGCTGCCCCGGGGCCTGGCGCTGCGGCAGGAGGCGGTGGGCGCCATCCGCCTGCTCTTCGGCACGCTCGTGCTGTTCGTGCTCGCGGGCTTCATCGAGGGCACCATCTCTCAAATCCATCCCCCCCGGCTCTCGGTGCTCTTCAAGGTGTCCTTCGCCCTGTTCGTGGGGCTGGGCGTCTATGCCTACCTGGGCTCGGACTGGATTCGCGCGGGTCGGCGTGCCTCCCGGGAAGGCGAGGGTCTTGCCCGGTAG
- a CDS encoding adenylate/guanylate cyclase domain-containing protein has translation MDAAPPPPVTPAAPRGVSLFTRLFLLVLLCALPPLVGLGWKMMDTNVAALQELVRHLHRSIVGDVQRSVRGALVRVEQDLEGLGQILFAPGLGEDTTRYALVGTRVAALETIDFLTLYAPNGQSVTTVKADEVPAPQVPARLDARLVASLEASRGHLVVQDVRAGAEGGPVLEVFYPLVREGRVRAILGTQVKLGPLCALMGTLGERFLGARDNVFVVDRQRRLVLHADPARVAAREDFSRHGLFQALSGDSSFSTDMVAISDFHQGDQEMMGSLEALSELGWAVAVQQPQAVAYASLSEMRQSILAALVLAALVALGAGLVGARQLTRPLRDLVLATRALAERTFQGVAARVTRRSDELGTLGRAFEGMARTLESKEREVVAQAEARAALSRYLSPEVVELVVSNPGQLRLGGERREVTIVFADVVGFTRLAESQPPEVIVALLNELFTFATEIIQRRGGIIDKFIGDCIMAVWGTPQSHADDALRAVQAAEDLRRWLDVGNRRWRERWGIEIQLAIGVHTGPAVAGNVGSDKRMEYTVIGDTVNVAARLESMAQPGQILVSEATHERLGADASELVPAGERQLSGRTAVTRTYEVPA, from the coding sequence ATGGATGCTGCCCCTCCGCCCCCGGTGACCCCCGCGGCTCCCCGCGGCGTCTCGTTGTTCACCCGGCTGTTCCTCCTCGTCCTGCTCTGCGCGCTGCCGCCGCTCGTGGGCCTGGGCTGGAAGATGATGGACACCAACGTGGCCGCGCTCCAGGAGCTCGTGCGCCACCTGCACCGCTCCATCGTGGGGGACGTGCAGCGCTCGGTGCGGGGGGCGCTCGTGCGCGTGGAGCAGGACCTGGAGGGGCTCGGGCAGATCCTCTTCGCGCCCGGCCTGGGGGAGGACACCACGCGCTACGCGCTCGTGGGCACGCGCGTGGCGGCGCTGGAGACCATCGACTTCCTCACCCTCTACGCGCCCAACGGCCAGAGCGTGACCACGGTGAAGGCCGACGAGGTGCCCGCGCCCCAGGTGCCCGCCCGCCTGGACGCGCGGCTGGTCGCGTCGCTCGAGGCCTCCCGGGGCCACCTGGTCGTCCAGGACGTGCGCGCCGGCGCCGAGGGCGGCCCGGTGCTCGAGGTGTTCTACCCGCTCGTGCGCGAGGGGCGCGTGCGCGCCATCCTCGGCACCCAGGTGAAGCTCGGCCCGCTGTGCGCGCTCATGGGCACGCTGGGCGAGCGCTTCCTCGGGGCGCGCGACAACGTGTTCGTGGTGGACCGACAGCGGCGGCTCGTGCTGCACGCCGACCCCGCCCGGGTGGCCGCGCGCGAGGACTTCTCCCGCCACGGGCTCTTCCAGGCGCTCAGCGGGGACTCCTCCTTCTCCACGGACATGGTCGCCATCTCCGACTTCCACCAGGGGGACCAGGAGATGATGGGCTCCTTGGAGGCCCTGAGCGAGCTGGGCTGGGCGGTGGCCGTGCAGCAGCCCCAGGCCGTGGCCTACGCCTCGCTGTCGGAGATGCGCCAGTCCATCCTCGCCGCGCTCGTGCTGGCGGCGCTCGTGGCGCTGGGCGCGGGGCTCGTGGGGGCCCGGCAGCTCACCCGGCCCCTGCGCGACCTGGTGCTGGCCACGCGCGCCCTGGCCGAGCGGACCTTCCAGGGCGTGGCGGCCCGGGTCACCCGGCGCTCGGACGAGCTGGGCACGCTCGGCCGCGCCTTCGAGGGCATGGCCCGGACGCTGGAGTCCAAGGAGCGCGAGGTGGTCGCCCAGGCCGAGGCGCGCGCGGCCCTCAGCCGCTACCTGTCCCCGGAGGTGGTGGAGCTGGTGGTGTCCAACCCCGGCCAGCTGCGGCTCGGGGGCGAGCGCCGCGAGGTCACCATCGTCTTCGCCGACGTGGTGGGCTTCACCCGGCTGGCCGAGTCCCAGCCCCCCGAGGTCATCGTCGCGCTGCTCAACGAGCTGTTCACCTTCGCCACGGAGATCATCCAGCGGCGCGGCGGCATCATCGACAAGTTCATCGGGGACTGCATCATGGCCGTCTGGGGCACGCCCCAGTCCCACGCGGACGACGCGCTGCGCGCGGTGCAGGCGGCCGAGGACCTGCGCCGCTGGCTCGACGTGGGCAACCGCCGCTGGCGCGAGCGCTGGGGCATCGAGATCCAGCTCGCCATCGGCGTGCACACCGGCCCGGCCGTGGCGGGCAACGTGGGCAGCGACAAGCGCATGGAGTACACCGTCATCGGCGACACGGTGAACGTGGCCGCGCGGCTGGAGTCCATGGCCCAGCCGGGGCAGATCCTCGTGAGTGAGGCGACGCACGAGCGGCTGGGCGCCGACGCGAGCGAGCTGGTGCCCGCCGGGGAGCGCCAGTTGTCGGGCCGCACCGCCGTCACCCGGACGTACGAGGTGCCGGCGTGA
- a CDS encoding FHA domain-containing protein yields the protein MSVRLTVKQSSEIGGKSTEHLLDDAVITLGRDKSCQVVLAQQAVSRNHARITQEGNLFFLEDLGSAYGTQVNGKPLPKGEKRLLRNGDVIAIAQFDVRFDRVTELPHDVESQKTSFVARNMVKDVMRGLSGGEERYLRVMNGPREGERLEISDASEFVIGRDNSADIVFQDDLISRQHVKVRRDWSGTHVEDLGSRNGIKINHKRATRKLLRDGDELEVGGVRLVYVCPSEAPEEPSEPLPSNLRPSPSARGDSTNSIPVPVVKERVRRPAPKVEEPAAEEPPKLEPLEVKEPEKPEEPPPAAQEPEPEPEPEPEPPPPPPPPVRRPAPQEDLAPERDLRSYIPVVVLGIIGLALVGVFISLFAAT from the coding sequence ATGAGCGTCAGGCTTACGGTCAAGCAGAGCAGTGAGATCGGTGGCAAGTCCACCGAGCACCTCCTGGACGATGCCGTCATCACCCTGGGCCGGGACAAGTCCTGCCAGGTGGTGCTCGCCCAGCAGGCGGTGTCGCGCAACCACGCCCGCATCACCCAGGAGGGCAACCTCTTCTTCCTGGAGGATCTGGGCAGCGCGTACGGCACCCAGGTCAACGGCAAGCCGCTGCCCAAGGGCGAGAAGCGGCTGCTCCGCAATGGCGACGTCATCGCCATCGCCCAGTTCGACGTCCGCTTCGATCGGGTGACCGAGCTGCCCCACGACGTGGAGTCCCAGAAGACGTCCTTCGTCGCCCGCAACATGGTGAAGGACGTGATGCGGGGGCTGTCCGGCGGCGAGGAGCGCTACCTGCGCGTGATGAACGGTCCGCGCGAGGGCGAGCGCCTGGAGATCAGCGACGCGAGCGAGTTCGTCATCGGCCGGGACAACTCCGCGGACATCGTCTTCCAGGACGACCTCATCTCCCGGCAGCACGTGAAGGTGCGGCGCGACTGGTCCGGCACGCACGTGGAGGACCTGGGCAGCCGCAACGGCATCAAGATCAACCACAAGCGCGCGACGCGGAAGCTCCTGCGCGACGGGGACGAGCTGGAAGTGGGCGGCGTGCGCCTGGTCTACGTCTGCCCGTCCGAGGCCCCCGAGGAGCCCTCGGAGCCCCTGCCCTCCAACCTGCGGCCCTCGCCGTCGGCCCGGGGGGACTCGACCAACTCCATCCCCGTGCCGGTGGTCAAGGAGCGCGTCCGCCGTCCGGCCCCCAAGGTCGAGGAGCCCGCGGCGGAGGAGCCGCCCAAGCTGGAGCCGCTTGAGGTCAAGGAGCCGGAGAAGCCGGAGGAGCCGCCCCCGGCCGCGCAGGAGCCCGAGCCGGAGCCGGAACCCGAGCCGGAGCCGCCCCCTCCCCCGCCGCCGCCGGTGCGCCGCCCCGCGCCCCAGGAGGACCTGGCGCCCGAGCGGGACCTGCGCAGCTACATCCCCGTGGTGGTGCTGGGCATCATCGGCCTGGCCCTGGTCGGCGTGTTCATCTCGCTGTTCGCCGCGACCTGA
- a CDS encoding protein kinase domain-containing protein, protein MTLQAGRVIGGRFRVLRPLGAGGMGAVYEAEQQGLGRLVALKIMHPHVAQAPGFTERFHREAQVLARLHHPGSVEVYDYGLDAGFLYLAMERVTGETLEAVLQREGALEPGRAVDIAGAVLEVLEAAHALGIVHRDLKPANLFLERPPEGERVKVLDFGLAMLAHPGQGRLTQEGLTVGTPGFMSPEQLRGLPVDARSDLYSLGCVLYESLTGLLPFPVMPSAELAAAHLYRPVTPLHEARPDLALPERLSALVMKALEKLPGARPVDAAAMRAELLAAREAAGAQRVSGRRGEGKKHERLTSPLQAAVKPAPGDVSVGVVASRAGGGPLLEALATCGFRARSVIAEEAWTGLDAVLVLAEGRETLERARQWARRPGTPPVLLCGPAEDWDLVTGALEGGLFDFVPLPPDPIDLSRKVARARKSKR, encoded by the coding sequence GTGACGCTCCAGGCGGGTCGGGTCATCGGCGGGCGCTTCCGCGTGCTGCGGCCCCTGGGCGCGGGGGGCATGGGCGCCGTCTACGAGGCCGAGCAGCAGGGCCTGGGCCGGCTCGTGGCGCTCAAGATCATGCACCCGCATGTGGCCCAGGCGCCGGGCTTCACCGAGCGCTTCCACCGCGAGGCCCAGGTGCTGGCCCGGCTCCACCACCCGGGCTCGGTGGAGGTGTACGACTACGGCCTGGACGCGGGCTTCCTCTACCTGGCCATGGAGCGGGTGACGGGCGAGACGCTCGAGGCCGTGCTCCAGCGCGAGGGCGCGCTCGAGCCGGGCCGGGCCGTGGACATCGCCGGGGCGGTGCTGGAGGTGTTGGAGGCCGCGCACGCGCTCGGCATCGTCCACCGTGACCTCAAACCGGCCAACCTCTTCCTGGAGCGCCCGCCGGAGGGCGAGCGGGTGAAGGTGCTCGACTTCGGCCTGGCCATGCTCGCCCATCCCGGCCAGGGGCGCCTCACCCAGGAGGGCCTGACGGTGGGCACCCCGGGCTTCATGTCGCCCGAGCAGCTGCGCGGCCTGCCCGTGGATGCCCGGAGCGACCTCTACTCGCTCGGGTGCGTGCTCTACGAGTCGCTCACCGGGCTGCTGCCCTTTCCCGTCATGCCCTCGGCGGAGCTGGCCGCGGCGCACCTCTACCGGCCCGTGACGCCCCTGCACGAGGCCCGGCCGGACCTGGCGCTGCCCGAGCGCTTGTCGGCGCTGGTGATGAAGGCGCTGGAGAAGCTGCCCGGCGCGCGGCCGGTGGACGCGGCGGCCATGCGCGCGGAGTTGCTCGCGGCACGCGAGGCGGCCGGGGCACAGCGGGTGTCCGGGCGCCGGGGCGAGGGCAAGAAGCACGAGCGCCTCACCTCGCCGCTCCAGGCCGCGGTGAAGCCAGCGCCCGGCGACGTGTCCGTGGGCGTGGTGGCGTCGCGCGCGGGCGGCGGGCCCCTGCTGGAGGCGCTCGCCACGTGTGGCTTCCGGGCCCGGAGCGTGATCGCCGAGGAGGCCTGGACGGGCCTGGACGCGGTGCTGGTGCTCGCCGAGGGGCGCGAGACCCTGGAGCGGGCGCGGCAGTGGGCCCGGCGCCCTGGAACCCCCCCCGTGTTGTTGTGCGGTCCCGCGGAGGACTGGGACCTGGTGACGGGCGCGCTGGAGGGCGGACTGTTCGACTTCGTCCCCCTGCCGCCCGATCCGATCGATCTCTCTCGGAAGGTTGCGCGTGCGCGGAAATCCAAACGTTAG
- a CDS encoding expansin EXLX1 family cellulose-binding protein codes for MRIEKPIAGRWLAAVLLPLLSACGPSTDGVGGEGKVGDLLPLGAYQDGLITFYDATGAGNCSYDPSPDDLDVAAMNIGQYQDSAVCGSCVEIEGPKANLRVRIVDSCPDCPDKGHLDLSRSAFAKIANPVDGRVKVRWRPVACDVSGPVRYHVKDGSSQWWTALQVRNHRLPVTRLEYLKNGSWVNVKRESYNYFVEPKGMGEGPLKIRVTAQDGQVLEDTLPGADSNKLFTGGGQFRAPSTDGN; via the coding sequence ATGCGCATCGAGAAGCCCATCGCTGGCCGCTGGCTCGCCGCCGTCCTGCTTCCCCTGCTGTCCGCCTGTGGTCCCTCCACCGACGGCGTGGGGGGCGAGGGCAAGGTGGGGGACCTGTTGCCCCTGGGCGCGTACCAGGACGGGCTCATCACGTTCTATGACGCGACCGGCGCGGGCAACTGCAGCTACGACCCGAGCCCGGACGACCTGGACGTGGCGGCGATGAACATCGGCCAGTACCAGGACAGCGCGGTGTGTGGCTCGTGCGTGGAAATCGAGGGGCCCAAGGCCAACCTCCGGGTGCGCATCGTGGACTCCTGCCCGGATTGTCCCGACAAGGGCCACCTGGATCTCAGCCGCTCGGCGTTCGCGAAGATCGCCAACCCGGTGGACGGGCGCGTGAAGGTGCGCTGGCGGCCGGTGGCGTGTGACGTGTCGGGGCCGGTGCGCTACCACGTCAAGGACGGCAGCTCCCAGTGGTGGACGGCCCTCCAGGTGCGCAACCACCGCCTGCCGGTGACGCGGCTGGAGTACCTCAAGAACGGCTCCTGGGTGAACGTGAAGCGCGAGAGCTACAACTACTTCGTCGAGCCCAAGGGCATGGGCGAGGGCCCCCTGAAAATCCGGGTCACCGCCCAGGACGGCCAGGTGCTCGAGGACACGCTGCCGGGCGCCGACTCCAACAAGCTCTTCACGGGCGGCGGCCAGTTCCGCGCCCCCTCCACGGACGGCAACTAG